The following proteins are encoded in a genomic region of Alosa alosa isolate M-15738 ecotype Scorff River chromosome 10, AALO_Geno_1.1, whole genome shotgun sequence:
- the ssuh2.2 gene encoding ssu-2 homolog, tandem duplicate 2 has protein sequence MDDTRCLLSDQDEPERARGHLKENLSGASAPPAEDVNTFPENDAGVGKDLPPPYADNSLRPSQPQAPHWEIPSISEELAREALVEYVASRCCYSGKPAKEMVFSDLHSLNTYRYRLDTFTESRSTEWASEPYHGQVLDGFNGVAAGPWDVSVPIPAMFQDCQRDVRIPHSSSVKGCNQCLSLGKSPCNKCVTSGQIQCSVCTGSGRDHHSDTRCRSCSGSGRIRCNACSGAGSLQCPNCQGKGQLLCFLKLTIKWRNHSNVHVVDKRSGFPLDLLQEAVGEMLFTDMNQRVYPVESFPDGAVNAASKQAVQEHHMQFSTTCRILQQRQTIELIPVTRVHFTWRDKTHIYFVYGAEHNVYAKDYPAKCCCSIS, from the exons ATGGATGATACACGTTGCTTGCTAAG TGATCAAGATGAACCAGAGAGAGCACGGGGGCACTTGAAAGAAA ATTTGTCTGGAGCTTCAGCGCCTCCTGCCGAAGACGTCAACACGTTTCCTGAAAATGATGCAGGAGTTGGCAAAG ACCTGCCACCGCCATATGCTGACAATTCTCTACGGCCCAGCCAACCCCAGGCACCCCACTGGGA GATTCCATCCATTAGTGAGGAGCTGGCCAGAGAGGCGCTGGTTGAGTATGTGGCCTCCAGGTGCTGCTACAGCGGCAAGCCAGCCAAGGAGATGGTCTTCTCCGACCTGCACTCCCTCAACACTTACAGG TATCGCCTAGACACCTTTACAGAATCCAGATCTACTGAATGGGCCAGTGAGCCGTACCACG GTCAGGTGCTGGACGGCTTCAATGGTGTGGCAGCAGGACCGTGGGATGTTTCTGTGCCCATTCCAGCCATGTTTCAGGACTGTCAGAGGGATGTTCGTATCCCCCATTCATCCTCTGTCAAG GGCTGCAATCAATGTTTGTCTTTGGGAAAATCCCCCTGTAACAAATGTGTTACATCAGGACAG ATTCAGTGCAGTGTATGCACTGGATCAGGCAGAGACCACCACTCTGACACCAGGTGCCGCAGCTGCAGTGGATCTGGACGAATCCG GTGTAATGCATGCTCAGGTGCTGGTTCTCTGCAGTGTCCCAACTGTCAAGGCAAAGGCCAACTCCTGTGCTTCCTTAAGCTTACCATCAAATG GAGGAACCATAGCAACGTGCATGTAGTCGACAAGCGTTCTGGATTTCCCCTGGACCTTCTGCAGGAGGCAGTGGGGGAGATGCTCTTCACTGACATGAACCAGCGG GTGTACCCAGTGGAAAGTTTCCCAGATGGGGCCGTGAATGCTGCATCTAAACAAGCCGTGCAGGAACATCACATGCAGTTCTCCACCACCTGCCGCATCCTCCAACAG AGGCAGACTATTGAGTTGATTCCTGTTACCAGAGTGCACTTCACTTGGAGGGACAAAACTCACATCTACTTTGTGTACGGGGCCGAACACAATGTCTACGCCAAGGACTACCCAGCCAAATGCTGCTGTTCCATCTcatga